A window of Ktedonobacterales bacterium genomic DNA:
CCAGGAGCCATGCCGGACGCGGGCGCGCCATCGTCGCAGATCGCGCCAGCTCAGCAGCGCCGCAACACAGAGACACAACAGCAGCGAGAACGCCACCGGCACAGGCGGCACGCTCACCTGCGCCGCGCCGCCTCCTGAAGAGGCATACGTACCCAGGTACGCCTGCATCGCCACCGATCCGGCCAATCCGGCCAGCGCCAACAGCAGAAACGTCACCCGACGCGCCGGGCTAGAAGACCCCCTTCTCTGCGCATAGGCATCAGAGGGCGCATCCCCAGCGGTGGCTATCGCCTGGCCTGTCCCGGCAGGAGCCTGGCTCTCTTCAAGATCGTCCACGCGGCCCATCTCTTCCTGCTCAGCTTGACTACTTCACGCGAGAGAATACCACACCCTTCTGGCGCTGTCCATGAAGGAGAGCATGTTGGTTCTAGCAAACATGAGGTGTTGGCAAGCGAGGCATGGTACTGGTAGCGCCGCCATCTTGGCGGCCAACGCTGCGCCAGGGCGAGCGTGCGCCCTGCGGGCCAACGCCACTTGTAGCGCCGCCTTCCAGGCGGCTCACCGCTGCGCCAGGGCGAGCGTGCGCCCTGCGGGCCAACACACCAGCAGGCCAGCGTCCAGCCGCCAAGAGGGACGCGCGAGCGACCAACGGAAGCGAGAATGCCGAGGCATAGCCGAGGCAAGCGGCAGAGACGCGCGAGCGAGGCACAGCCGAGCGAGAATGGCCGCGCCCAGCGCGGTCAAGCGGCTCTGGCGAAGCCCTTCCCGAAGGGGGGCGGCGCTACAAGTGGCAACCCCCGATAGGTGGTGGAACGGAGCATTGTTCCGCCTGTGATATACTCCGCAGGAAAAAAGAAAGCATGAGGAAGCGTCCATGCGCGTACTGGTTACTGGCGGGGCTGGCTACATCGGCAGCGTCATCGTCGAAGAGTTAGTAACAACGGCTCATCAGGTCGTCGTCTATGACGCGCTGGCAAAGGGCCATCTGGACGCCATCCACCCCGAAGCCACGTTTGTGCGCGCCCATCTGGCCGAGCGCGACCACCTGCGCCGCACTCTGGAAGAACAGCAGATCGATGCGGTGATTCATCTGGCCGCCTTCAGTCTGGTTGGCGAGTCCGTCGCCCATCCAGAAATGTATTTCGAGAATAACGTCGCGGGCAGCCTCGCCGTCGTCAGCAGCATGATTCAGGCAGGCGTCAAGCGGCTCGTCTTCTCATCCACCGCCGCGCTCTATGGCGAACAAGCACACCTGCCCATCAGCGAAGACGCCCCCACGCAGCCAACCAATCCCTACGGCGCCTCCAAACTGCTTGTCGAGCAAATGCTCCCCTGGCTGGCTCAGGCGCATGGGCTGGTCTGCGCCTCCCTGCGCTATTTCAACGCGGCGGGGGCCAGCGAACGCTACGGCGAAGATCACCGCCCCGAAGCCCATCTCATTCCGCTGGCGCTGGAGGCGGCGCTGGAAAGCCGTCCGGTGGACATCTTTGGCACAGACTACCCCACACCCGACGGCACCACCATCCGCGACTACATCCATGTGGTCGATCTGGCTCAGGCGCATATCCAGGCGCTCACCCGCAGCGAGCCAGGGCTGCGCATCTATAACCTGGGCAACGGCCAGGGCTACTCGGTGCGCCAGATCGTAGAAAGCGTGCGCCGCGTCACGGGCCGCGCCCTTCCCGTCCGCGAAGGGCCGCGCCGTCCCGGCGATCAGGTTGCCACCGTCGCCAGTTCCGAGCGCATCCGCGCCGAACTCGGCTGGCAGCCGCGCTACCCGGACCTGGACACGATCATCGAAAGCGCCTGGCGCTGGAAGCAAGCCCATCCTCATGGCTACGCGAAATAGCGAGACTGACACCTTGCATTTTTGCCGCGTGCCAGGTAAGCTAGCCCCAACGTAACACGCCTGAATATTTTGCGAGAGAGGAAAACGCCCCATGCCAGAAGAATCCCACGGCCTCTTTCACCTGGGGAAAAAAGACGACGAGCCAGCAGCGCCCCCCAAAGAGGAAGAGCATCACGGCCTCTTCCATTTGGGAGAAAAAAAGGAGGAGCCGCCCCCAGCGGAACATCACAGCCTCTTCCACTTCGGCAAAGAAGAACCGCCCCCGCCGCCCCCTGGATTGATGGCGCGGCTTTTTCATCGCGCGCCCGTCACCCCGGAGCC
This region includes:
- the galE gene encoding UDP-glucose 4-epimerase GalE, translated to MRVLVTGGAGYIGSVIVEELVTTAHQVVVYDALAKGHLDAIHPEATFVRAHLAERDHLRRTLEEQQIDAVIHLAAFSLVGESVAHPEMYFENNVAGSLAVVSSMIQAGVKRLVFSSTAALYGEQAHLPISEDAPTQPTNPYGASKLLVEQMLPWLAQAHGLVCASLRYFNAAGASERYGEDHRPEAHLIPLALEAALESRPVDIFGTDYPTPDGTTIRDYIHVVDLAQAHIQALTRSEPGLRIYNLGNGQGYSVRQIVESVRRVTGRALPVREGPRRPGDQVATVASSERIRAELGWQPRYPDLDTIIESAWRWKQAHPHGYAK